Proteins encoded in a region of the Isosphaeraceae bacterium EP7 genome:
- a CDS encoding Gfo/Idh/MocA family oxidoreductase yields the protein MAIEPVSRRTFVGTAAATVAAASMARGASPANEKVRIGIIGAGSRGGGVLDSFLKRDDVDCVFVCDVDDKHAETTAARVKDAKKNTPKTSRDYRELLDTKELDAVLIATPDHWHALPAVHAVMAGKDVYVEKPVAHNVAEGQAMLKAARKYDKVMAVGTQQRSTPHFIEAVEAVRSGAIGKVFWAQTWNFENISPAGMGKEPDSETPAYVDYDRWLGPAPKRPFNRDRFHLLFRWYFDYAGGMMSDWGVHLNDIALWALDSKGPKSVYAAGGILTTDDNRDTPDTLQVVYELDGGASLTYSMRKGNGLSFQGRGYGILFCGTDGSLVLDRSGYEIIPDQISEPYGISSVYGKKPHRKITLEPKTVKGGQDGTNLHVNNFVECLRSREKPAADIEIAHRSTNTCHLGNIAYLTKRKLNWDVQTETFPGDAEANALLAREARKGYELPKV from the coding sequence ATGGCGATCGAACCTGTGAGCCGGCGCACCTTCGTCGGCACCGCGGCCGCGACCGTCGCGGCGGCCTCGATGGCTCGCGGGGCGTCCCCGGCCAACGAGAAAGTGCGGATCGGCATCATCGGCGCGGGCAGCCGCGGCGGCGGCGTGCTCGACTCCTTCCTGAAGCGCGATGACGTCGACTGCGTGTTTGTCTGCGACGTCGATGATAAGCACGCCGAGACCACCGCGGCCCGCGTGAAGGACGCGAAGAAGAACACGCCCAAGACCAGCCGCGATTATCGCGAGCTGCTCGACACCAAAGAACTCGACGCGGTCCTCATCGCCACGCCCGACCACTGGCACGCCCTGCCGGCGGTGCACGCCGTGATGGCGGGCAAGGACGTGTACGTCGAGAAGCCGGTGGCGCACAACGTCGCCGAGGGCCAGGCCATGCTCAAGGCCGCCCGCAAGTATGACAAGGTGATGGCCGTCGGCACCCAGCAACGCTCCACGCCCCACTTCATCGAGGCCGTCGAGGCGGTTCGCTCGGGCGCAATCGGCAAGGTCTTCTGGGCCCAGACCTGGAACTTCGAGAACATCAGCCCGGCCGGGATGGGCAAGGAGCCCGACAGCGAGACCCCGGCCTATGTCGACTACGACCGCTGGCTGGGCCCGGCCCCCAAGCGACCATTCAACCGCGACCGCTTCCACCTCCTCTTCCGCTGGTACTTCGACTATGCCGGCGGCATGATGAGCGACTGGGGCGTGCACCTCAACGACATCGCCCTCTGGGCGCTCGATTCCAAGGGTCCCAAGAGCGTCTACGCCGCCGGCGGAATCCTCACCACCGACGACAACCGCGACACGCCCGACACCCTCCAGGTGGTCTACGAACTGGACGGTGGCGCGAGCCTGACCTACTCGATGCGCAAGGGCAACGGCCTGTCGTTCCAGGGGCGGGGCTACGGCATCCTCTTCTGCGGGACCGACGGCAGCCTGGTGCTGGACCGTAGCGGTTACGAGATCATCCCCGACCAGATCTCCGAGCCCTACGGCATCAGCTCGGTCTACGGCAAGAAGCCGCACCGCAAGATCACCCTGGAGCCGAAGACGGTCAAGGGGGGGCAGGACGGCACCAACCTGCACGTCAACAACTTCGTCGAGTGCCTGCGCTCACGCGAGAAGCCGGCCGCCGACATCGAGATCGCGCACCGGTCGACCAACACCTGCCACCTGGGCAACATCGCCTACCTGACCAAGCGAAAGCTGAACTGGGACGTGCAGACCGAAACCTTCCCCGGCGATGCCGAGGCCAACGCCTTGCTCGCCCGCGAGGCGCGTAAGGGCTACGAGCTGCCGAAGGTCTGA
- a CDS encoding threonine synthase → MRYASHLRCQTCGATYPVDRPMNLCPVDGRPVEVIIDLERLAAERGADGWWNPARADLWRFGGLLPLDVSDPGDARHVVSLGEGQTPSVAYSHPLASSIGFTLEVKDEGRHHPGAEFGRNPTQSFKDRGMALTVSMARALGLTRLAVPTQGNAGDSLARYALAAGLEVAVVMSPETDLPVLGSVAALAKLHPDEVTLELVPGSIVDCGKRVREHYVPAGYFNVATFQEPGWRTEGKKTLGLEMAQPTGDRLASRTWRLPDVIVYPTGGGTGVVGMAKAFDELEALGLVGPARPRMICVQSAACTPIVRAYDDGADDVTQRSAGSTVATGLNVAFNVGHARVLEVIRQTGGAAITVEDSAIRSTIRREWSERRFGWSPEGAATLAALPELADRRLLRRGDRVVLVNTASPEKYLPTIRDELGGGI, encoded by the coding sequence ATGCGTTACGCGTCCCACCTGCGATGCCAGACCTGCGGCGCGACCTATCCGGTCGATCGCCCGATGAATCTCTGCCCCGTCGACGGCAGGCCGGTGGAGGTCATCATCGACCTGGAACGACTGGCGGCCGAGCGAGGTGCCGACGGCTGGTGGAATCCCGCCCGCGCCGATCTCTGGCGGTTCGGCGGGCTCCTGCCCCTCGACGTTTCCGACCCCGGCGACGCCCGTCATGTGGTCAGTCTGGGCGAGGGGCAGACCCCGTCCGTTGCCTACTCGCACCCCCTCGCCAGCTCGATCGGGTTCACGCTGGAAGTCAAGGACGAGGGGCGGCACCATCCCGGGGCGGAGTTTGGTCGCAATCCGACGCAGTCGTTCAAGGACCGGGGGATGGCCCTGACGGTCTCGATGGCGCGGGCCCTGGGCCTGACCCGGCTGGCGGTGCCCACCCAGGGAAATGCGGGCGACTCGCTGGCCCGATACGCCCTGGCGGCCGGCCTGGAGGTGGCCGTCGTCATGTCTCCCGAGACCGATCTGCCCGTCCTGGGCAGCGTCGCGGCTCTGGCGAAGCTCCATCCCGACGAGGTCACGCTGGAGCTGGTTCCTGGGTCGATCGTCGACTGCGGAAAACGCGTGCGCGAGCATTATGTGCCGGCGGGCTACTTCAACGTCGCCACGTTCCAGGAGCCTGGCTGGCGCACCGAAGGGAAAAAAACGCTGGGGTTGGAGATGGCCCAGCCGACAGGCGATCGGCTCGCAAGCCGGACCTGGAGGCTCCCCGACGTGATCGTTTACCCGACCGGCGGCGGCACGGGCGTCGTGGGTATGGCCAAGGCCTTCGACGAGCTGGAAGCTCTCGGGCTGGTCGGCCCGGCGCGGCCCAGGATGATTTGCGTCCAGTCGGCGGCTTGCACGCCAATTGTCAGGGCGTACGACGACGGCGCCGATGACGTGACCCAGCGATCCGCGGGGTCGACCGTGGCCACCGGCCTGAACGTGGCCTTCAACGTGGGGCATGCCAGGGTGCTGGAAGTGATCCGCCAGACGGGTGGCGCCGCGATCACGGTGGAAGACTCGGCCATCCGGTCGACAATCCGGAGAGAATGGTCTGAGAGGCGATTCGGCTGGTCACCGGAGGGTGCAGCCACGCTCGCGGCCCTCCCCGAGCTGGCGGATCGGAGGCTTCTGAGGCGCGGCGATCGGGTCGTGCTGGTGAACACAGCCTCGCCGGAAAAATACCTGCCGACGATCCGAGACGAGCTCGGCGGCGGGATCTGA